The Verrucomicrobiota bacterium genome has a segment encoding these proteins:
- the argJ gene encoding bifunctional glutamate N-acetyltransferase/amino-acid acetyltransferase ArgJ: MKIKLKRIPGSITTPKGFLASAVFCDIKRLGTGKGSQKGNKRDLTLMVSEVPATVAGMFTTNQVCAAPVKVCIERVKRGAAQAIVVNSGNANACTGKQGLADACEMVSFTERALNLPKGSTLVGSTGRIGVTMPMENVRTGIIEAATLLGSSAEHAAHAAEAIMTSDTKPKQIAVEFKLGGKTVRIGGICKGAGMIQPGMSATGKRPAAMPLHATMLCFITTDAAIEAKALQTALQEAVANSLNRITVDGDMSTNDTVLVLANGLAGNPPLVAADVRRLTSKNGGEVGADSRRLPRNFEVFQSALDHVCLELAKMIVRDGEGVHRVVTVRVNGARSIQDADAAARAVANSALVKTSWHGGDPNWGRIIDAIGYSPATVVEEKIDIGYSAPGSLKILWSLKRGQPTDTTFKQLCATVAPKEFDLHINLNLGKSSAVMYAADLTEAYVDYNKGDVTDPTTLGG; encoded by the coding sequence ATGAAGATCAAATTGAAACGCATTCCCGGCTCCATCACTACGCCCAAAGGCTTTCTGGCCTCGGCCGTCTTCTGCGACATCAAACGCCTCGGCACCGGCAAAGGTTCGCAGAAGGGAAACAAGCGCGACCTCACGCTCATGGTTTCCGAGGTGCCCGCCACCGTCGCCGGTATGTTTACGACCAACCAGGTCTGCGCCGCGCCGGTGAAAGTTTGCATCGAGCGCGTGAAGCGCGGAGCGGCACAGGCCATCGTGGTCAACTCCGGCAACGCCAATGCCTGCACCGGCAAGCAAGGTCTTGCGGATGCCTGTGAAATGGTGAGCTTCACAGAGCGCGCGCTGAACTTGCCGAAAGGCTCAACGTTGGTTGGCTCGACCGGGCGCATCGGCGTCACGATGCCGATGGAAAACGTCCGCACCGGCATTATCGAGGCCGCGACGCTGCTTGGTTCAAGCGCCGAACACGCCGCGCACGCTGCCGAAGCCATCATGACCAGCGACACGAAGCCGAAGCAAATCGCGGTTGAGTTCAAACTCGGCGGCAAGACCGTGCGCATCGGCGGCATCTGCAAAGGCGCCGGAATGATTCAGCCCGGCATGAGCGCCACCGGCAAACGTCCTGCCGCGATGCCGCTTCACGCCACGATGCTTTGTTTCATCACCACGGACGCCGCCATCGAAGCGAAGGCATTGCAGACCGCGTTGCAGGAAGCCGTGGCCAACAGTTTAAATCGCATCACTGTGGACGGCGACATGAGTACCAACGACACGGTGCTCGTGCTGGCGAATGGGCTGGCGGGAAATCCTCCTCTCGTAGCAGCCGACGTGAGGAGGCTCACTTCAAAAAATGGAGGCGAAGTTGGAGCCGACTCACGTCGGCTGCCACGGAACTTTGAAGTTTTTCAATCCGCGCTCGACCACGTCTGTCTTGAACTCGCCAAGATGATCGTGCGTGATGGCGAAGGCGTGCATCGCGTTGTGACTGTGCGGGTGAACGGCGCGAGGTCTATTCAAGACGCTGATGCCGCCGCGCGGGCCGTGGCCAACAGTGCGTTGGTGAAAACAAGCTGGCACGGCGGCGATCCGAATTGGGGACGCATCATTGACGCCATCGGCTACAGCCCGGCGACGGTCGTTGAGGAAAAGATTGATATTGGCTACAGCGCCCCCGGTAGCCTGAAGATTTTGTGGAGTCTCAAGCGCGGCCAGCCGACCGACACAACGTTCAAACAACTCTGTGCGACCGTCGCGCCGAAGGAATTTGATTTGCATATCAACCTGAACCTCGGCAAGTCCAGCGCCGTGATGTATGCCGCCGACTTGACCGAAGCCTACGTTGACTACAACAAAGGCGACGTGACCGACCCGACGACACTCGGAGGTTGA
- a CDS encoding AbrB/MazE/SpoVT family DNA-binding domain-containing protein, with amino-acid sequence MKTVVQQWGNSLALRIPKAFAHQTCIKKGSAVSLSVENGRMVVKPIRPRKYSLKELVSRITSQNRHPETDWGKAMGKEIW; translated from the coding sequence ATGAAAACCGTGGTTCAACAATGGGGAAATAGTCTGGCGCTGCGCATTCCCAAGGCGTTCGCGCATCAAACCTGCATCAAGAAAGGCAGTGCGGTCAGTCTTTCGGTGGAAAACGGACGCATGGTCGTGAAACCGATCAGGCCGCGGAAGTATTCGCTCAAGGAACTCGTTTCCAGGATCACTTCGCAAAACCGTCACCCGGAAACCGATTGGGGCAAAGCCATGGGAAAGGAAATCTGGTAA
- the mazF gene encoding endoribonuclease MazF produces MAAYVPDRGDVVWINFSPQAGHEQAGRRPAVVLSPRSYNKPSGLALFCPITNRAKDYPFEANLPQNAPVTGVVLADQVRNLDWHARRVEFIGELDLETLADILARLRPLVELEDE; encoded by the coding sequence ATGGCTGCCTACGTGCCTGACCGTGGCGACGTGGTGTGGATAAACTTCAGCCCGCAAGCCGGGCACGAGCAAGCCGGGCGGCGTCCCGCCGTCGTCCTGTCGCCCCGCAGCTACAACAAACCTTCAGGCCTGGCATTGTTCTGCCCGATCACCAACCGCGCCAAAGACTATCCGTTTGAAGCCAACCTGCCGCAAAATGCGCCCGTGACTGGCGTGGTACTGGCGGATCAAGTCCGCAATCTCGACTGGCACGCGCGCCGCGTTGAATTTATCGGCGAACTGGATTTGGAAACGCTGGCCGACATTCTCGCGCGCCTCCGACCGCT